The following proteins come from a genomic window of Pseudochaenichthys georgianus chromosome 17, fPseGeo1.2, whole genome shotgun sequence:
- the LOC117461930 gene encoding histone H2B 1.2-like, with amino-acid sequence MPAEAPPVKAAKKGSKKAVAKSVTKTGKKRRKSRKESYAIYVYKVMKQVHPDTGISSKAMGIMNCFVSDIFERIAGEASRLAHYNKRSTITSREIQTAVRLLLPGELAKHAVSEGTKAVTKYTSSK; translated from the coding sequence atgCCTGCTGAAGCACCCCCCGTCAAGGCGGCCAAGAAGGGCTCCAAGAAAGCCGTCGCTAAGAGCGTCACCAAGACTGGAAAGAAGAGGAGAAAGTCCAGGAAGGAGAGCTACGCCATCTACGTGTATAAGGTGATGAAGCAGGTCCACCCCGACACCGGCATCTCCTCCAAGGCCATGGGCATCATGAACTGCTTCGTGAGCGACATCTTTGAGCGCATCGCCGGTGAGGCCTCTCGTCTGGCTCACTACAACAAGCGCTCCACCATCACCTCCAGGGAGATCCAGACCGCTGTCCGCCTGCTGCTGCCCGGAGAGCTGGCTAAACACGCCGTGTCTGAGGGCACCAAGGCCGTGACCAAGTACACCAGCTCCAAGTAA
- the LOC139432860 gene encoding histone H3 codes for MARTKQTARKSTGGKAPRKQLATKAARKSAPATGGVKKPHRYRPGTVALREIRRYQKSTELLIRKLPFQRLVREIAQDFKTDLRFQSSAVMALQESSEAYLVGLFEDTNLCAIHAKRVTIMPKDIQLARRIRGERA; via the coding sequence ATGGCCAGAACCAAGCAGACAGCGCGTAAATCCACCGGAGGAAAGGCTCCCAGGAAGCAGCTGGCCACCAAGGCTGCTCGTAAGAGCGCCCCGGCCACCGGCGGAGTGAAGAAACCTCACCGTTACAGGCCCGGTACCGTGGCTCTCAGGGAGATCCGCCGCTACCAGAAGTCCACCGAGCTGCTGATCCGCAAGCTGCCCTTCCAGCGCCTGGTGAGGGAGATCGCTCAGGACTTCAAGACCGACCTGCGCTTCCAGAGCTCCGCCGTCATGGCTCTGCAGGAGTCCAGCGAGGCCTACCTGGTCGGCCTGTTCGAGGACACCAACCTGTGCGCCATCCACGccaagagggtcaccatcatgccaaaggacatccagctggcccgccgtaTCCGCGgggagagggcttag
- the LOC117461929 gene encoding histone H2B 1.2-like — translation MPAEAPPVKAAKKGSKKAVAKSVSKTGKKRRKSRKESYAIYVYKVMKQVHPDTGISSKAMGIMNCFVSDIFERIAGEASRLAHYNKRRTITSREIQTAVRLLLPGELAKHAVSEGTKAVTKYTSSK, via the coding sequence aTGCCTGCTGAAGCACCCCCCGTCAAGGCGGCCAAGAAAGGCTCAAAGAAAGCCGTCGCAAAGAGCGTCAGCAAGACTGGAAAGAAGAGGAGAAAGTCCAGGAAGGAGAGCTACGCCATCTACGTGTACAAGGTGATGAAGCAGGTCCACCCCGACACCGGCATCTCCTCCAAGGCCATGGGCATCATGAACTGCTTCGTGAGCGACATCTTTGAGCGCATCGCCGGTGAGGCCTCTCGCCTAGCTCACTACAACAAGCGCCGCACCATCACCTCCAGGGAGATCCAGACCGCTGTCCGCCTGCTGCTGCCCGGAGAGCTGGCTAAACACGCCGTGTCTGAGGGCACCAAGGCCGTGACCAAGTACACCAGCTCCAAGTAA